The Cervus elaphus chromosome 12, mCerEla1.1, whole genome shotgun sequence genome includes a region encoding these proteins:
- the LOC122705344 gene encoding olfactory receptor 4K2-like, producing the protein MEGFNHSRVSEFVLLGLTDSPQFQIFLFVMFSVFYLMTLLGNCLILLTVLSTPHLHSPMYYLLSNLSLIDMCLSSFATPKMIMDFFAQHKTISFEGCISQIFFLHLFTGTEIVLLISMSFDRYIAICKPLHYSSIMSQRVCVALVATSWTVGFMHTMSQLAFTLYLPFCGPNVVDSFFCDLPLVIQLACIDIYVLGIFMISTSGVIALVSFLLLLTSYITVLVTIKDHSSTGSSKTFSTCTAHFIVVLMFFGPCIFIYVWPFTDFLVDKVLSVFYTIFIPFLNPLVYTLRNQEVKTAVKKKLSNQYLNLGKTTPIHSVQ; encoded by the coding sequence ATGGAGGGATTCAACCATTCCAGAGTGTCTGAATTTGTGTTACTTGGACTTACTGATTCTCCTCAGTTCCAGATTTTCCTTTTTGtgatgttttctgttttctacttAATGACCTTGTTGGGCAATTGCCTGATTTTGCTCACGGTACTGTCCACCCCACACCTTCACTCCCCCATGTACTACCTGCTCAGCAACCTGTCTCTCATTGACATGTGTCTGTCTTCCTTTGCCACTCCGAAGATGATCATGGACTTCTTTGCTCAACACAAGACCATCTCCTTTGAGGGATGCATTTCTCAGATCTTCTTTCTGCACCTCTTCACTGGGACTGAAATTGTGCTGCTCATCTCCATGTCTTTTGACAGGTACATTGCCATATGCAAACCTCTCCATTATTCATCAATTATGAGCCAAAGAGTATGTGTTGCGCTTGTGGCAACTTCTTGGACAGTGGGCTTCATGCATACAATGAGCCAGTTAGCTTTTACCCTCTATTTACCCTTTTGTGGTCCCAATGTTGTAGACAGTTTCTTCTGTGACCTTCCTTTGGTCATCCAGCTGGCATGTATAGACATATATGTTCTTGGAATCTTCATGATTTCAACCAGTGGTGTGATTGCCCTTGTAAGTTTTCTGCTTTTGCTCACTTCCTACATTACTGTTCTGGTCACTATCAAGGACCACTCCTCCACTGGATCATCTAAGACTTTTTCTACCTGCACTGCACATTTCATAGTTGTGTTGATGTTCTTCGGGCCCTGCATATTTATCTATGTGTGGCCTTTCACAGACTTCCTGGTGGACAAAGTTCTCTCTGTTTTCTACACCATCTTTATTCCCTTTCTGAATCCACTTGTCTATACTCTGAGAAACCAGGAAGTGAAAACAGCTGTGAAGAAGAAACTAAGTAACCAATATTTAAATCTTGGGAAAACTACTCCAATACATTCAGTACAATGA